GCGCACCTCCAGCTCCGGCATGGATACGCGCATGTCCAGGAACGCTGCCATCAACTCTGTGCTAAAAGTACCAAAAGTTGAGGTTGAAATATTGGCCAGTTTTTGGCGACATATTACTTGGACTCATTGACCTCGTTGTAGGCCCTCTGAAACTCGCAAAGAGCCCGCTCCTCGGTCATCCGGCTGAGATACTCGGGGTACAACTTGGTGCAGGCAGTATTGACGGCAAGGAGGCGATAGCGCACTCCGTGATACCGCATCTCCTTCACCTTCTGGATTTGCAAGGGTCTGGCCTGGGCCAGCACTCGCGTCAAATGGCCCAGTTTCTCGTCAAGGAcgaggagctgctggtggacgCACTGCTCCAGCTGGAAGTCGCCGCGGGTGTAGAGATTTTTGCAGTGCTCAAAGGTTGGCTCTAGCAAGTGCAAAGGGATAGACGAGCCGCGGCAGGGCGGGGGCAGAGGACGGCGCTTGTATCGCTCCGGCGGATACTCCCAGCAGACACCGAGTTGCGTTTGAAGCGGCATGGCAATGGGATGCTCCCAGCAAGCCTTGTATACGGGGCGCTCGTTGTGCCCGTAGATGGCTTTATCGCCGCAGAAGACGGGCTCAGCGCCGCAAGAGATATCGGTTACTTTGCCTGTCGGCATCGGCGGTGGATAGTGCCAGCGCTCGTCATATTGGCGCTTCAGCTCGGCGAGCTTCGACATAatgaaaatgggaaatttaCGGAAAATATACGATATTCCTAAAATTCTAAAACCAAATTTATGTTTCCAGTATTGTGGCGGAATGCGACATGAAGCTGACGGACATAGGCAAGGCCAGCTTTATAAAACGTATCAAGGAGTTTGCCGCCTCGCAGGCCAACCTCGACCGTATGGCTGTGAAGCACAAGTTGCCCAAGGAAAGGGTGAGTGATACCATAGTCAGGGGTTATGAGAGGACTCCTCTCAGTGGAGGCAATACTACACATTCTGGATTATACAGAAATGACCCGCAGCTTTCCAACAACTCACATGACCCCGATATTTGTAGAAATgtgttaatattattttgttgcaGTTGGAATTCGTGCTGATTGCTCTGCAGCGCGAATTGCTGCAAGATTATCGTGCCGATCTGGACAAGCGGCCGCTCTTCAAGCAGGGCCTCACACGGCTGGATGAGCTCAGTATGGGCGATGTGGTGACCGGTGAGTAGTGGTCTCTAATGGATTGAATTTAAGCACGCAACCTTACCAATTTGTGTGCTTATTTAGGAGCGGTGACTAACGTAACCCAGTTCGGCGCCTTCGTGGACGTCGGCGTGGAGCGCGATGGGCTGATACACAAGAGCCACATGAGCAACAGTGAGCTAAGCATCGGCGATCGCATTGTGGCATCGGTGGTAAAGGTGGATTTGCAGCGACGTCAGTTGGGTCTGCGGCTGGAGAACATGCTGGAGGAGACGGACACGTCGTTCACCTTTAAGGCGGAGCAGTAAAAACAAACGACTGGGTCTTTATGCTTTTGGAAGTATTTAATGAGTCATATCGTAATTGTTGGGTTGCTCACAGGAgcattcatatatatatatgtatatgtgtatatgcATACATAGTATAACGGCTCTCCTAACTGTACTCAAAGCTTATTGTTAGTAATAAATGTTCACATAAAAATCACCGCCTCTACGATCACTCTACAAATGGGTTCAAGTCCTCTTAAATGAATTGCCAAAAGGTGATTTATTGCTTTAAAACTAAGTGTGTTGCCCTCGAAAGCCAGCTTAAAAAGGTtttaccaaataaatatacaatatgCATTCATTTAGGCGCTTGGTTAGCTCTCGCTTCGGTTTTTGTCACTTCACTTCAGTTGgttgcatttgtttttgtttcgagTTTATTGCCGTTTCAGTAGagttgttaaaaataattataaacaatgttATATTATCTGCATTTACATAATTACACAatacaatataatatattataatatattcaaaaatatatatgtatatggtgTATTTAAACTTATTGTTCCTCCCTCTCCTCTCCTGCCTCGCTATCAATTTCATATTCTAGCTACATGGACATGTCGCGTAATCAACCGATAATTGtttgtgtaaataaatatatttgcccGTACATAATATTGGAGTAAGTGTGTGTAATGTAGTGTGTGATAGTGCATAGCAAAAGGCCAATAAACAAGTCGTACTCAAAGCATATCAAGTGGTAATTGCTCAGGATAATGCCAATGCTCCTTCTCGTCCTCGGCGCCCTCTGCTTTGCGCAGAAGTattcaataatttataaattttatttttatcatttataATGATAGCATAGGTAATGATGTAAGTATTGTTTATCAACTCTCGTAATAATAAGTCTATGTGTATAAGCAGTTTTCATTCTCGTTCTTCGTCAGCAGCCATCCAGCAGAagaaaaatatgatttaaatAAGTCGAATCTGAATCGAGCATATTGCGTGCGACAGATGAAACCGATGTCATCGTGAGACTCTGAATCGAAGTCTTTGagattgaatttgaatttgggAAAATCTCCCTGCCAAAAATCTTCTGATGAACGACCTTCAAAggtaaatcgattctccttcGCAGACGTTTCAAATTCTCGGTTACAGTTAATTATCGTATGTTCTTGTTGTTCAAGTTATCGGCCCTCAACTCGCTCCTTAACggttacagttacagttaaaGTAATTAAAGTGCACAGATTCCAAATTTCTTCAATGGCAGACACGGCACAGCCGTAGCGCTTGAGTGTACGTAAAGCGTAcgagtgtgggtgtgtgtgtgtgatggtTGTGCCCCCGTGGAGTTGGAGGTGTGTGGTGCTGAGTGTATGGAGTGTGTTGATGGGCTCCCGGCGGAGGAGGCAGCGTGTGGCATTTCGGAGTATTCAATTCAGATTCGTTCGTGTGGCAGTGCctgcctgctcctgcttctctGGAGGGAAGACAGAAAAAGATAGTTACATGCTTGATCGGGATGTGTATGGAGAGGAAGTCCATTGTGATATATCCACAAAATTATCGCACATAATATCATCATATCGAAAAAATCGTACTCTTTGATATATCGAActtttaaatatcgaaaatacATCATTCAACtagagctggaaataaaatcgattatataattatatatatcgGTTTTCACTTTTAGAATCAATTTAAtcgaaataatataattttaattatttccatttttaattttaatcgatttataTCGATTTActgctatttaatttattaacagCAAAAATCGTTCATTATTGCATCTTTTTctacatttataaaaaatcgatATTATGACATcctttttcgatatttatatggatatatacatacacCGACTTCCGCGTCAAATTGCGATCGGGATTACGTGGGTCTGGACTTACCGGTGGCCAGGATACGCAGGATGCAGATGTGTGGgaagtgtgtttgtgtgttggttgGTGGTATGCAAGTTGAAAATGATCGAAATCAAgagcgaaacgaaacgaaattatttctttttcttctcttttctgCAAGTGTAGAACGAAGAGTAAGGTAAGCGGTATTAGCATTTGTGAttagaaacaaaacaaaagtcgCGGATGGGTGAAATtcgtatatagtatatataggTTCGCACTAAGCCAAGCTGGACACTGGAGAGTTAACGAGTTAAACATTGGGTATTTGGCATTGGCCTGCTCACATTCAAGACACAGGTACGGGACGGGTCGGGGCATTTACAGGGAGAACCTCTCTTGTGGCGACGCTAGCCTCCGGCGTGCTTcgtgtgctgtgctgtgctgtgactgttgctgttgctgccgttgCTATGGAGCATAAATCTGGGCATGAGACTAAGCTGGCTAATGGCTTTTCGAATAGAGCAAGCGCCGCCAGAGGgggctgctgcagcagcagcagaagacATCGAGCCATCTGTAAGATTGAAGAATTCTTCCATTTGGATTTTGCTTTTGAACGGGTGTGAGTTGAACGCAATTGAACGGGGAAACAATGCAACGGGGGCAACGTGTAACAGCAACTTGGGTTTGGGGTCCACCTAGGGTCCGTTGCCGGGTTAGCATGATTCCCATGTGGGTGTGAGGTGAGTTCCTGTGTGGTCTTAACCATCGGTTAGGGTGAGTGTGGGCGTGGATGATTTTTTCTGCTGGGTGTGTGCGGActtgtaaaaattgtttaatgcTATTTGGTAGGTGAGAGAGTGTGGCTggtgtattttatatatttagaatgCTTTTAGCTTAGGTTTAAACGCTAAACGACCGCTACGGATAATGAACCACATTTCGTGTTTTTCTACATATTTCTTCGCtcaatttcatttataaatatatatgtatatgtatataatgtaACGCCAAAACTCCGGTCAGCTACAAGTGCTACAAAAAACAGTTTGTCTATAGTTCTACGGTTCTATTCAAATCTCGAACCGAATACCTTCGTTAGTTTCTAACTATGTTCCTAATTATCGTTTACGAATTGTTCATTGAGTTTTCACAGCATGTGGTGTGGGTGTggttataaaacaaaaccaTTATTCGCACAAGAACTAATTACATTAGGGGTCTGATCTGGTCTCCGTCTTCTCGTGGTTTTAAACACTTTAGTCTGGGCTTCAGTTATAGTTTGTTATACGTAGTTATCGCAGCTAAGACTATTCAAAATAAAGGATTGTGAATCTGCGGGAATGAAACGAAAGGAACAACAACGCTCAcgcaaatttatttttacacagAAATGGGAAAACACATTAGATAATAATGGTGGACACGGTACAGTAATGCCAGaaacacaacaaaacacaGCAGCAAACCGAGTCCCGGAACAGGTAGTTCCAACAGATATTGGTGGTCCCCGAGATCCGGGGAGCTCTGCGGAACGAACAACACAAGGTTAGGGGGTCTCGGGGtgcacacaaaacacaaaatagCAACacaagcaacagaaaaagaacgGATAGGAGGCGAACAGAAAATAGGGGCGATCGGAGAGCGATCGCTTAAACCACACAAGCTGAGAAAACTCCCATTACGCGTCAGCCAATGTCCTGCTGCACATTGCCGGAGGacgaggagctgctgctgctgccgctagGGCGTTGCTGCTGACTGTACCTGTTCGTTGGCggtgcctgctgctgttgctgctgctgctccttcggCTGCTGCAGGCTAATACTTTGCGGCGTGGAAGGCGGGCATGCGGTGGTGTTGCCCACTGGGAATGTGTCGGCCTCTTCGTCGTGCGCCGCCGCCTGTGCCGGCTGTGTGGCCTgcagctccagctgctgctgatccGCCAGCAGTTTGGCGCTCAATATGCTCACGTAGGTGCGGTAGCGACGGATCTGCAGGATAGGAAAGTTGGAATAGGAACCTCCATAGAACGGATCACCCTTACCTCGTACTGCAAGTAgctctccttctccttgtaGTTCTGCAGAGGCAGTCCCTTGCTGGGAATCGGACCCTTCTTGTGCTCGTTtagctcctgctccagctggGCCAGCTGCAACTCATGCGACTCCAGCTGCTCCTTCTGTAACATGAACGAGTGCCTCaggaattaaaaatgttagaGAAGGAGAATCTCCCCCTAGTACCTACCAGCATCAGCTTGGACTGTTTGCTTGGCAAAAGCGGACGCTGGAACCTCTTTTGGCTGCCCACACCGCCTTCGAGCGGTGGTGCCGAAATTGCCGCGCACACGTAATTGATCGTCTCCACCCACGACTGCAGCTCCTTCGAGTCGCTGGTCTGGAATAGATACTCGGCCTGATCGGCCGTCTGCAGACGGAACACATGTTGCTTCTTGGTATAGTCGTTGGCCTTGGTGGCCAGTGCGTGATGTATGCGTATTGCATTGTGCAGATTGTCGGACATCTAAACAGAAGGCGATattcattaaattatatactttAGCCTCTGTCTCGCCATTAACTCACTTGACTCTTGCGAAAACCGTGCTCGTCTTTGTGCAAATACAACACAAGATCACGTAGCGTGCAGTAGAACATCTTCCAGGAGCGTTTGCCGAACGGAGCTGAAAATACAAAGACGGAATATTTCCATGAGaatctttattattttgcagggtattatgaatttagtcagaagtttgtaACGCAAAAAGGAGACGGTTCCGACGCTAttaagtatgtatgtattcttgctcagcatcaacagccgagtcgatctagccatgttcgTCTGTCCTCTTCTACGCAAACTATTCCCTCAGCTTTGCAGCTATTTGcatgaaactttgcagatgGTCTTCTGACTATCGTATATATTATGTGACTAtatcaaataatatataaaggtTAGctttatgtatatttgtaaatCGAAACTCACTCTTCTTGGAGCTGCTATCGTAGCAGCATTTACGCATCACATAGCCCTTTTTGTACTCCACAGCCGTGGCCAGTTCGGGCGGATCGAGGAAGGGATTCTGTCCCACATTGCCCAGGGCACTGTTGTTggctctctgctgctgctgcagctcggCGGAATCCTCATCTCTGGAAggacaaataataattaaagtatCGCATAAAATATCAATTGTTCACACTTACAGCGCCCATTCCAGCGGCTTGGTCTTGATGGCCTGATATAGAAACTTGAGCACATCCTTCGGAAAGTTCTCGCCATCGTTGAGATCAGCCAGATTGTCCACGAACTCCGCACAGCTCATCTTGCGATTGATGTTGGCACCGTGCAGGTCCGTATTCAACAGCATTATGGCACAGGTGAGCGTGTGCACGGCATCCTGCGAGTTGAAGGTGCCCGGATTGCAGTCGAGGAAGCGCTTGGAGAAGTGCACCAGCACCCGTTCCCGTTCCTGTGTCTCCCCCGACAACGAGAATTGCTGGAGGAACTCGCGCAGCGCCTGGTCCAGTGACTTTTTCTCGAAGGTGAAGTACTTCAGATACTCATCGGCCACCGCCCGACTGAAGTCGTTGCTGTTTAAGTGGAAAGAGAAGCCCGGATGGAAAAGTGTCATTAAGAGGATTGGGTTTGAGACACTCACTTTTTGCTGAGGTGTCGCGACACGTCGCTCTTCTTGAAACCGTCGAGGGAGTGCAGTCTTTTGGCCAAACGAATGGCCGAGGGCATGTCCACGGCCTTGGGCGAGTAGTGGTACGAGTGGAGCGACTCCACATCACTGCCATCGTCGGAGACGGGCGGCGACCCGTCCCGCAGTCCGATGGAAGTCGTGCCCAGCGGTTCGTCCGTCAGCGTAATCACATCCTCCTCAGAGCGACCGCCGttactgctgttgctgctgtccaGGCCACGCACTTGGATGACCACCTTGTGCTCGGACTGCTCCCGGTCGCGATCCCTCTCCCGCTCCCTCtcgcgctgctgctgctgctgagcaCGCAGCTGCTGCTTCAGCTGCTGGCGCTGCAGCGCGGCCGCGTCCGACACGAGAATGGTGGAGTCCGAGTCACTGGGATCGCTAAGTACCATGCCGCCTAGAATATCGCGAGAACTCAATAAATTATCGTCGTCTTGGTAGTCGGGACTAGAAATATTCGAAATGGCCTCTGAGACGCTCTGATCGTTgttgccaccaccaccagttACACAACCACCACCACTAGAACCGCCTGGACCGCCACCTGGGCAGCTGAGCAGACCGGGCATCCCGCTGGGCGGCTGCGCCACCTGACCGCCCTGCtcccgctgctgttgctgctgctgcgcggATGTGGGGCCATTGCTGCTGCTACCCAGGCCCAGGGCGCCCTTAGAGCCTGACGAGGACATCACCGACGACGACACCGACGTGGGCGAGGCCGGACTGCCCGCAGCCGAGTGCTGGGGCGACGAACTAATGGAACTTGAATGTGAATTTGAATGCGATTGCTGACCGTAGaatgtctgctgctgctgctggttctgctgctggagttgctgctgctggaggtgctgctggtgttgctgctggagctgctgttggtgctgctggaACTGCTGCTCCTGAACCTGCTGCTGTCGCTGTAGGGCCGCCAATTGGTGCGGCTGCAGTGGCGCATTATAAGTCCACACAATACGATCGCGATCCGAGGCCTAGGATGTGCAACAAACCAGGGATTAGTAACAGGGAAATAACACGAGGATCAGGTTTTGTAATATGTAAATGCTCTATGGATTTTATGTCAGATCTTGAATTTCCATTGGCCGGCAGCTGCCCCATCTCCCAAGGGCGGGGGAGGAGTCCTAACAAATTTTCCGAGTGCCGGAAGCGTTcggtgtctgtgtctgtgtccgTGTGAGTGTTGGATAAAGACTGTTgttcgagtgtgtgtgtggcaagcGTTATAGAGTGGCGTTGTTCTTTTGCTCTCTTCTACATACAAAACTCTTTCCAAGCGCAGGCACAAATCAAAATAGGCAAAAATCGAAACACAATCAAAATGAAAGTCACATTAATCAGCATGCCAACTATGCGAATGGCAACCTTTTTGCACAAGATATAGTTTAGTTTGCTGCTGCAGTTCATCGTTCTTGGGACACCAGTTGCTGGGGATTCGCTCCTCTCGCTgcggcagttgttgttgtcgccagccttgctgctgctgctgctgctgttggtgttgcaGTTGCTGGGGTTGTTGTTTCGCTCACCCTCGTTGTTGTTGGAGGCCAGTGACGATGAGGAAGAGGAGTTGTTTACAATTACAGTGGCCATCGACTAGAAAGCTCACGGGGACAATAAATTGCGCATATCAAATCGATTCGAGAAGAGTAGCCAAAGTAGGAAACAAGAGAATGGAGAACGTAGAACAGAGAACGTAGAACGGAGAAACgagaaaatgaaaagaaaggATACGAAACCAGAGAGTAAGATAGACAGAGAGTAGTTAAGAAGTAAGTACAAGTAATTAAGTGGAAAGTTCAAAGTAACAAGTGATCAAGAATATGGTGGCTCTAAGGGGGTTGACTTATGTGATGTCCGTTTTTAGACACATTTTTTTAACAGTTATTAAGTAAAGTATAAATGCAGACATCGCAAGAACtaggatattttaaaaatattgtcaaatagaaattaaacaaattaagcaatcaaagcaaaagaaatgaaaagtgtttttttttttaaccgtCACATGTGTCAACCCCCTTAAGTCTAGATCTAGATATGGGTCTAGGTCTAGGTCTAGGAGTAATGGGAGGATGATACCGATGACTATATAACAATGCATtggctaacacacacacataacatGGACGTGGGGACAACAGACTACAGAAACCAACAGTTAACGAAAATCGAAACTCTACAAAAGCGAAACTTCTCAACGGGAGCGAGGGAACTCATTAACTACGAGTCGAGGGGGTGTCATGTGTTCTGGGAGAGATCTGGCGGGAAATTCGACCTTGGCTCTAGCTATGCAGCTCTATCCAGCTCCAGGCGGGCTGTCCTTCGGAGTAAGAACTGCTGCATTACAGCGATGACTCACCTGCGAGTCCTCCGAGTCCTGACGCGTGTCCAGCAGCGTGTTCAGCGAACTATTCACATCCTCATCGATGTCGATGGGTATCACGGCTGCGATGCCTTCCCGCTGGATCTGCTGCAAATGGTCCTCGGACTTGCTGGTGCGGAAACCGGCGGCATCACACTTCCGCACCACATGCCCGTTGTGGCGGCGCACTACTACCGCTCCGGCACCGGCACCGGCGCCACTGCCCGACTCCTGTCCGGCCACGGAACTGGGCTCCGGACTGGTGGGCACCGAGTTCGCCGTCTCCTTGTCGATCAGCGGCGTAGACAACGAGATGGGGGAGGTTGGCACTGAGAAGGAGGTCTCGTCCAGGCCCAGACCGCCCGCCTCGCTCTTGACCGTCGTCGACGACGATCCCGATCCAGAGCGCCCGGCACAGTCGACGGCATCTCGATGGCGCTGCTGTTGCCGGGTGGCCGTCCGCTGCTTGAGGGCGCGTAATCTCTGCTTGGCTGAACCGGAGCCCAGGGAGTTGGTCGAGTAGTCCTCGTCGCCGGCATCGTTCTCCTCATCGTCGTAggcgtcatcgtcgtcgtcatcgtccaCCAGACACTGGCGGTCACTGTCATCCTCGTCGCCGCGCCCCAGTCCGCTCTGATAGGTTTCGATGTTGGTGATGTCATAGTGCGTCTGGTCCTCCTCGCGCTCCTCCacttcctcctgctcctccagctcgtCGTCGTTTTGGTAGTACTCGTAGCGTTGCTGATTCTGTTGCTGCCGatatcgctgctgctgctgctgctggcgctgaCGCTGCTGGCGGTTATCCTCGTCCTGCCCATACTCCGCCTCCTCGTCCCGCTCCAGCTCTTCGCACATCAGCAGCGTGTCGTTGGTCAGCGAGTCCTTGCGATTGTAGCTGTTGTTGATGCTGtcccgctgctgttgctgttggtgctgctctggttgctgctgttgttgcttccGCAACACCTTGGCCTCGCGCTTCACCGAATCCGAACTGGTGTTGGTGGGCGAGTCCACTGACGAGGAGGACGTGGGCGAGGATTCGCCGGATGCACGCGGCGCAAGAGCGCCGTTGATCCGTGGGTTAACTAGACGACTGGGCGAGTCCCGGAGACTGTCCACCTGCAAGAAATGTGTCACATTAAGGGCATAAAAAGAGTGTCACTCTCGCTTACCTTCTTGGCCTGGGCGGGCAGGAGATTGCTGGTCTGCGGTGTCCGGGACAGGTTCAGGATCAGGTCACCGGTCATCATGTAAGCCTCAAAGCGTGGCGCCTTCGCCGGCTGTGGTGGTGCCGAGTTTGGCTCCGGCTCCCTTTCCTGCTCCCTTTCCGTGGAGAATCGTTGCCGGGTAACCGGACTGCCGCTATAGCTGTTTGAGTGCTGCAGAGCCTGGGGCGGCAACTGAGAGGAATGCCCGATCCCGTTGCCGTTCCCGTTCGCTGCCTTCGTCGGGATTTGCGAGGGGCGAGGCCGCTTATTCTGGGGCGAATGGAGCAAGGGCACGGGCTTGGGGGCGGGGCACTTGAGCGCCTGTGGAATGCGAGAGGGGCGGAAGGTGGGCGAGGTGGCCTCCCCTCCGGTGGGTGAGGTCGGACCGACTATACCCGTGGTGCTGCTGGTCGTCGAGGTGGTAATGCTCGTCTCCACTACCTTGATCTTGGTAGAGCTGGCCGACGAATTGCGGCTGTGGGTGAGCGTGTGCGAGGCGGTGgtcgtggtggtggtggagccACTCGCCAGCAGTGGTGACGAGTTCTGGCGCAGTGAGGGCAAGTGCGTGGGCGACTTGTAGCGCAGCCCGCTCTGCGTAGGCGTGGGCGTAGTTGCCGTTCCCTTCGCGCCGGCGGCGGGACGATGGTTGGGCGAGGAGTGggggctgctgctgtggtAGTCGTAGATATTGGGCGACTCAATGTCCACATAGTGCGGACTCTGGGTGTTGGCCAGCTGCTCTTTGATCCGGGCCTTGAGCTTGGGATCTGCGGGGAGAATCGTGTCGTGGATTTAGTATAGGTTTACTGGTATATCTAAGGAAGGGATGCAAGCTGATCTAAACTGACTACGGTTCTGAGCATAAAATAACATAATATAACAATTGCTTTCAGCAAAGAAGATTGTagacttaaaatatataaatcccTTACATTgattctaattaatttaaaattattaaaaacactAAACAATATGGACTTTGCTACTATCAAAACTCCTTAAAGACATTCATTCATTCGCTGAAGACATCAGTGATTGAGTTTATTTCACTTCTGTTCGGTTTGAGTCAGTTTGGTTGGGTTTGCTGCAAAACAGGTTTGCATCCTTGAGTTGGCAGACGCATTTCCACCTACCTCGCTTCAGCTCCAAGGTCACCAGCTGTTCGGAAAGGCGCAGGCATTTGAgaactattaaaaaataataggtGTGTGTTAAGTTGATTATTCACTGCTTTCTCCGCAAACACTCTCCCCATACTCACCTTCCTTCGTTGTGTAGCGATGGACATCCGTGCCGTTGACTTTGAGGATGACATCCCCGGCTTCAACCTGCAAAGATCCAAGAGATTGAGTGGGCTAATCACTGACGAGGGCAAAGAGTGTGCTATGGGTTGG
Above is a genomic segment from Drosophila kikkawai strain 14028-0561.14 chromosome 3R, DkikHiC1v2, whole genome shotgun sequence containing:
- the Efa6 gene encoding PH and SEC7 domain-containing protein isoform X6 encodes the protein MTEELKVVLRRSEQHSGFGFSLLGTTGPPHVIYDIVENSPAADCGAVEAGDVILKVNGTDVHRYTTKEVLKCLRLSEQLVTLELKRDPKLKARIKEQLANTQSPHYVDIESPNIYDYHSSSPHSSPNHRPAAGAKGTATTPTPTQSGLRYKSPTHLPSLRQNSSPLLASGSTTTTTTASHTLTHSRNSSASSTKIKVVETSITTSTTSSTTGIVGPTSPTGGEATSPTFRPSRIPQALKCPAPKPVPLLHSPQNKRPRPSQIPTKAANGNGNGIGHSSQLPPQALQHSNSYSGSPVTRQRFSTEREQEREPEPNSAPPQPAKAPRFEAYMMTGDLILNLSRTPQTSNLLPAQAKKVDSLRDSPSRLVNPRINGALAPRASGESSPTSSSSVDSPTNTSSDSVKREAKVLRKQQQQQPEQHQQQQQRDSINNSYNRKDSLTNDTLLMCEELERDEEAEYGQDEDNRQQRQRQQQQQQRYRQQQNQQRYEYYQNDDELEEQEEVEEREEDQTHYDITNIETYQSGLGRGDEDDSDRQCLVDDDDDDDAYDDEENDAGDEDYSTNSLGSGSAKQRLRALKQRTATRQQQRHRDAVDCAGRSGSGSSSTTVKSEAGGLGLDETSFSVPTSPISLSTPLIDKETANSVPTSPEPSSVAGQESGSGAGAGAGAVVVRRHNGHVVRKCDAAGFRTSKSEDHLQQIQREGIAAVIPIDIDEDVNSSLNTLLDTRQDSEDSQASDRDRIVWTYNAPLQPHQLAALQRQQQVQEQQFQQHQQQLQQQHQQHLQQQQLQQQNQQQQQTFYGGMVLSDPSDSDSTILVSDAAALQRQQLKQQLRAQQQQQRERERERDRDREQSEHKVVIQVRGLDSSNSSNGGRSEEDVITLTDEPLGTTSIGLRDGSPPVSDDGSDVESLHSYHYSPKAVDMPSAIRLAKRLHSLDGFKKSDVSRHLSKNNDFSRAVADEYLKYFTFEKKSLDQALREFLQQFSLSGETQERERVLVHFSKRFLDCNPGTFNSQDAVHTLTCAIMLLNTDLHGANINRKMSCAEFVDNLADLNDGENFPKDVLKFLYQAIKTKPLEWALDEDSAELQQQQRANNSALGNVGQNPFLDPPELATAVEYKKGYVMRKCCYDSSSKKTPFGKRSWKMFYCTLRDLVLYLHKDEHGFRKSQMSDNLHNAIRIHHALATKANDYTKKQHVFRLQTADQAEYLFQTSDSKELQSWVETINYVCAAISAPPLEGGVGSQKRFQRPLLPSKQSKLMLKEQLESHELQLAQLEQELNEHKKGPIPSKGLPLQNYKEKESYLQYEIRRYRTYVSILSAKLLADQQQLELQATQPAQAAAHDEEADTFPVGNTTACPPSTPQSISLQQPKEQQQQQQQAPPTNRKEKKKK
- the Efa6 gene encoding PH and SEC7 domain-containing protein isoform X2, which encodes MTEELKVVLRRSEQHSGFGFSLLGTTGPPHVIYDIVENSPAADCGAVEAGDVILKVNGTDVHRYTTKEVLKCLRLSEQLVTLELKRDPKLKARIKEQLANTQSPHYVDIESPNIYDYHSSSPHSSPNHRPAAGAKGTATTPTPTQSGLRYKSPTHLPSLRQNSSPLLASGSTTTTTTASHTLTHSRNSSASSTKIKVVETSITTSTTSSTTGIVGPTSPTGGEATSPTFRPSRIPQALKCPAPKPVPLLHSPQNKRPRPSQIPTKAANGNGNGIGHSSQLPPQALQHSNSYSGSPVTRQRFSTEREQEREPEPNSAPPQPAKAPRFEAYMMTGDLILNLSRTPQTSNLLPAQAKKVDSLRDSPSRLVNPRINGALAPRASGESSPTSSSSVDSPTNTSSDSVKREAKVLRKQQQQQPEQHQQQQQRDSINNSYNRKDSLTNDTLLMCEELERDEEAEYGQDEDNRQQRQRQQQQQQRYRQQQNQQRYEYYQNDDELEEQEEVEEREEDQTHYDITNIETYQSGLGRGDEDDSDRQCLVDDDDDDDAYDDEENDAGDEDYSTNSLGSGSAKQRLRALKQRTATRQQQRHRDAVDCAGRSGSGSSSTTVKSEAGGLGLDETSFSVPTSPISLSTPLIDKETANSVPTSPEPSSVAGQESGSGAGAGAGAVVVRRHNGHVVRKCDAAGFRTSKSEDHLQQIQREGIAAVIPIDIDEDVNSSLNTLLDTRQDSEDSQASDRDRIVWTYNAPLQPHQLAALQRQQQVQEQQFQQHQQQLQQQHQQHLQQQQLQQQNQQQQQTFYGQQSHSNSHSSSISSSPQHSAAGSPASPTSVSSSVMSSSGSKGALGLGSSSNGPTSAQQQQQQREQGGQVAQPPSGMPGLLSCPGGGPGGSSGGGCVTGGGGNNDQSVSEAISNISSPDYQDDDNLLSSRDILGGMVLSDPSDSDSTILVSDAAALQRQQLKQQLRAQQQQQRERERERDRDREQSEHKVVIQVRGLDSSNSSNGGRSEEDVITLTDEPLGTTSIGLRDGSPPVSDDGSDVESLHSYHYSPKAVDMPSAIRLAKRLHSLDGFKKSDVSRHLSKNNDFSRAVADEYLKYFTFEKKSLDQALREFLQQFSLSGETQERERVLVHFSKRFLDCNPGTFNSQDAVHTLTCAIMLLNTDLHGANINRKMSCAEFVDNLADLNDGENFPKDVLKFLYQAIKTKPLEWALDEDSAELQQQQRANNSALGNVGQNPFLDPPELATAVEYKKGYVMRKCCYDSSSKKTPFGKRSWKMFYCTLRDLVLYLHKDEHGFRKSQMSDNLHNAIRIHHALATKANDYTKKQHVFRLQTADQAEYLFQTSDSKELQSWVETINYVCAAISAPPLEGGVGSQKRFQRPLLPSKQSKLMLKEQLESHELQLAQLEQELNEHKKGPIPSKGLPLQNYKEKESYLQYEIRRYRTYVSILSAKLLADQQQLELQATQPAQAAAHDEEADTFPVGNTTACPPSTPQSISLQQPKEQQQQQQQAPPTNRWLDVFCCCCSSPLWRRLLYSKSH